The sequence CTACATCTACGGCGCACTCGGCGGTCTGATTCCTCTGTTCGGCATCGTCATCTTCGCGCGTCGTCGCGGGAGGCACTCGAGCGCCAAGTAGCGAGCCGGGGACTCGGACAAGTCAGAGTTCAGAACCAGCGACCAGAAACAGGTTTCAGACATCCGGAAGGTACCCGCGCGGGTCGCGCTGCGGCGGGTCAGGAAGGCGGTAGGCGAGGAGTCGCCCCGGGCGTTTCGGCGAGGGCGGAACTGATTTCGAGTTTGCCTTCGAGTTGGCCGAGGCGCTTGAGCGCGTCGTCGTACTTGTTGTGGGCATTCTTGAGATGAGTGCCCACGGTGTCGAACTCGTCGCGGAACTTGCCAAAGTCGCCCTGCAGCCGGTTCAGGTGGCTGAGGATTTCCTCGGCCCGCTTCTCGATCTGGAGTCCACGCAGGCCGAACACAATCGCCTGCAGGTATGCGTACAAGCTGTTGGGTGAGACAGGAATGACGCGCTTCGAAACGGCGTAGGCGCTGACGTTCTCCTCGTCCGGCTCGTCCTTGATAATCGTCTCGTAATAGACATTCTCGGCCGGGATATACATCAGGGCGAAGTCATAGGTGCCCTCGTCGGGCAGAACGTATTTGCTGGCGATGGCGTCCACGTGTTTCTTGACGTCGGCGATGAACTTCTTGCGCAGGCTCTTCCGCTCCGCGTCGCCGGCCGCGGACAGGCGCTGGAAGTTCTCGAGCGGGAACTTGGCGTCAATCGGCACCAGTTTGGGCCCGAGTTTGATGACAGCGTCCACGGCCTCGCCGCTCCGGAACCGATGCTGCAGCTCGTAGTTCTCGGGCACCACCTGGTCGAGCAGATTGCCGAGGAACAACTCTCCGACAACTCCGCGCAGTTTCGGCGCCTTCAGGATCTGCTGCAGTGAGGACAGGTCCTTTCCGACCTCGTATATCTGCTCTGAGGACTTGGCGAGCTCGCCCATCTTGGCCGAGACGTCGCGGATGACAACAGCCGCGTTGTCCAGACGGGTGTTGACCTGTCCGGTCGTGTCCCGCATCGAGCGGTCGAGTGCGTCCAGTCTCTGCTGGACTTGCGCCGTGAGTGCGACAAGTTGGTCGTTCACGTTCTTGGTGTTGCAGTTGAGGGCGTCGGCGGTCTCGCGGCGCAGGGCCGCGACCTGGTCCTGCATCAGCGACAGGCCTTGCTGGTCGCCCTTGCCGGCGGATACGCGGATGTAGATCAGCAGGACGAGAACGAGCACAGCTACGGCGCTGATTGCCACGATCATCGTGCCAAGGACACCGGTCACGTCAGAATCATAGACTGGCCCTTCGGGCAGTCAAGGGAGAGAGGCAGGAGAAGTTCGAAGCCCGAAACTCGAATGACGATTGAAGCCGGAAATCCGGATGCAGGCCAGCCCGGTCAGTTCTGGATGCGGGCTTTGTCGGGTACGCCGGCAGGCAATGCCACCGTCTCGCCCACGTTCCAGTTGTAGACGGTGTTGAGCAGCGAGTTGAAGAGTTCGTAAGCCCGCGTGCCCGAACCGCAGCCGTTGACGATGAACGAGAAGGCGAACGTGTCGGTCTGGCCGAACAGGAAGCCTGACAGACTGAACACGTTGCGGATGTAGCCGGTCTTCGCCGCAAGGTTGGAGCCGACGTCGAGGTTGCGCCGGATGAGCGTGCCGGGACGGCCCGGCACCGCCAGCGTGGAGATGAAGAGGTCCCGCCACCTGGATTCGTAGACCGTGACCAGCAGTCTTGCCAGCGTGCCGGGAGCGACGCGATTACGGCGCGACAGGCCACTGGCATCCCAAACCCGCAGGCCGGGTCGTGCGACCTTGCGGTCATCAAGGAAGGTGCTAATGGTCTTCCAAGCGGGGACCTTGTGGCGGCGGCTCAGGGCTTGGAGCATCCATTCTGCCTCGAAGTTGTCGGATTCACGGTTGGCGAGCACAAGGTGGCGGTAGCCGGGAAAGTCGGGCCGCGCATCCAGGCCCAACGAGTCGATGGATTTGCGGTTGACCCGGTGGAGATGGGCAGGCAGGTTGGTGGAATCGAGCCGAGCGTCGAGGATTCGGACGAGCGAGGAATCCCAGTGCTCAAGCGCGCAGGCGGTGACCAGCAGCTTCTGGCACGAGGCAGGTGACAGTGCTGACCTGGCGTTGAGGCCGTAGAGGAGCGAGTCGCGCGAGCAGGAATACACCGCGATGCCGGTGCGCCAGCTCCCGCTGCCAAGCGTCCGGACCCGGGAGTCGAGCTCGGACTTCAGGTCGACCCGGAGGGAAGCCGTGGCCGGCGGCGCAGGCGCCGGTCCCCCGATGCCGGCCAGGGCGAGAGCCAGCACCAGGGTCAGAACGCGGAGCATCTACTGCTCAGCCGCAGGTACGAGTGACGCAGCTCGAACGACGAAGGAAGTCCGAAGCACGAATCGTGGTCCAGACTTCGGTAGCTTGGTCATTTCTGCGTTGATTCGTCATCCGGGTTTCGGACTTCGGACTTCCCTCTAGAATCAGCGCTTCCCAATGAGATAGTCGTGTGCCGACATCGCGGCCAGCGCTCCGTCGCCGACCGCGGTCGCGACCTGGCGTAGATGGGTGTTGCGTACGTCGCCTGCGGCGAATATGCCCGGGACATTGGTGCGAAGCTGGTCGTCGGTCTTGATGTTCCCGGAGCCGTCGAGCTCGAGCAGGTTCGAGCACCAGCCGGTGTTGGGCAGCCACCCAACGTAGATGAACGCGCCGCTGACCGGCAGCGAGTAGTTCGACCCGTCCCTGAGGTTCTTGACCGTAAGCCCGGCGAGGCGCTGGGTACCGTCGAAAGAGGTGACCGTACAGGAGAGATGGTAGTCGACGTTGCTGCGGGCGCGCAGCCGCTGCTGGGCGAACCGGCAGGCACGGAACTCGTCGCGACGGTGGACCACGTGAACGCGCGTCACCATGTTCGAGAGATAGAGCGCTTCGTCCAGGGCGGAGTCACCGCCGCCGATGACCGCGACTTCGCGTCCTTTGAACAGCGGGCCGTCACATACAGCGCAGTACGAGACCCCGCGGCCGGTGAGTTCGGTCTCGCCGGGCGCGCCGAGCTGCTTCGGCTTGACTCCGGAGCAGACGATGACCGTTGCAGTCGAGACCGGACCGGCAGTGGTCGCGACCTCGAAGCCGCCAGGAGCGGCCGAGATACCCGTCGCTTCGGCGTTCAGCATCTCGCAGCCGAATCGGGTGGCCTGCTGTTCCATGGTCTGGGCAAGCAGCATACCGCCCACCGGTTCGGAGAAGCCCGGGTAGTTTTCCACTTCTGAGGTGAGGGCCATCTGGCCGCCGGCGAACGCTTTCTCAAGGACGATTACCTTGTGGCCGGAACGGGCGGCATAGATACCGGCGGTGAGGCCGGCCGGGCCGCCGCCGACGGCGAGGATCTCAGTCTGCTTCACGGCTCCGTATTGTAGAAGAAAAGACGCGGAAGGGCAAGTCCGGATGCGTCCTTCCGCGCCTTTGATACCTGGCACTAGCGCACGAGGGTCACTCCACCGAGCAAGAAACGTCTGACAGCCCTCAACGTCACCCCTTCGGCAGGCTTAGGGCAAGCTCTGAGCGAAGTCGAAGGGTCTGTCCGAGAGATTCCTCGACTCGCTGCGCTCGCTCGGAATGACAGGTATTTCCTGCTCTCATTAGTGTCTTCCGCACCAACGATGCGCCGTCGTCAGCGCTGATCAGGCGGCAGAGGTACACCGGGAGCGCGTGCGAGGTCTTCGCCGTCCGTCGCTTGCCGGTGCCGCCGTGGATGCACGATCCCTCGCAGCGTTTGGGACTTCACGACAGGACGATTCAACTGCAATTGCGGAAGCACTGCTGCGGACTCAGACTGGCGTGCGGGGCAGTTGCGGATTCCGTTCTGCGGACGGCTGTGCTCATCTCGCCGGCTACGTCGGGGCGGCGGACATCCATCGCGTCGGCGATTGGGGCTGCGCGGTCGTCGCTGAACCGCAACGCAAGCGGCCCTAGACCGCCCGCGGCACCAGACACGTCCAAGCACCGGGCACGAGCGAATCTCGACGGCGGTAG is a genomic window of candidate division WOR-3 bacterium containing:
- a CDS encoding DNA recombination protein RmuC — translated: MTGVLGTMIVAISAVAVLVLVLLIYIRVSAGKGDQQGLSLMQDQVAALRRETADALNCNTKNVNDQLVALTAQVQQRLDALDRSMRDTTGQVNTRLDNAAVVIRDVSAKMGELAKSSEQIYEVGKDLSSLQQILKAPKLRGVVGELFLGNLLDQVVPENYELQHRFRSGEAVDAVIKLGPKLVPIDAKFPLENFQRLSAAGDAERKSLRKKFIADVKKHVDAIASKYVLPDEGTYDFALMYIPAENVYYETIIKDEPDEENVSAYAVSKRVIPVSPNSLYAYLQAIVFGLRGLQIEKRAEEILSHLNRLQGDFGKFRDEFDTVGTHLKNAHNKYDDALKRLGQLEGKLEISSALAETPGATPRLPPS
- the trxB gene encoding thioredoxin-disulfide reductase, giving the protein MPGIKGAEGRIRTCPSASFLLQYGAVKQTEILAVGGGPAGLTAGIYAARSGHKVIVLEKAFAGGQMALTSEVENYPGFSEPVGGMLLAQTMEQQATRFGCEMLNAEATGISAAPGGFEVATTAGPVSTATVIVCSGVKPKQLGAPGETELTGRGVSYCAVCDGPLFKGREVAVIGGGDSALDEALYLSNMVTRVHVVHRRDEFRACRFAQQRLRARSNVDYHLSCTVTSFDGTQRLAGLTVKNLRDGSNYSLPVSGAFIYVGWLPNTGWCSNLLELDGSGNIKTDDQLRTNVPGIFAAGDVRNTHLRQVATAVGDGALAAMSAHDYLIGKR